One region of Peromyscus eremicus chromosome 4, PerEre_H2_v1, whole genome shotgun sequence genomic DNA includes:
- the Sall4 gene encoding sal-like protein 4 isoform X2, producing the protein MSKPMHVATDRQIIKGERTQNPKHQSVEGAPVNSLGNGDGVTEDAAPVKRLRREETHICEKCCAEFFSLSEFMEHKKSCPKNPPVLIMNDSEGPVPSEDFPRAVLGHHPDSPSNKDSPQDSSSSSGDSKEKLGTDSILYLKTEPALPTAPQDISYLPKGKVANTNVTLQALRGTKVAVNQRSADAPAAPVPVAHSIPWVLEQILCLQQQQLQQIQLTEQIRIQVNMWAAHALHSGVAGADTLKALSNHVSQQVSVSQQVSAAVALLSQKSSNPALSLDALKSAKLPHASVPSTASSLSPGFTPFTLKPDGTRVLPNFMSRLPSALLPQTPGSVLLQSPFSTVALDPSKKGKGKPPNISAAALDVKAKDEAILGKHKWERPFQCKICGRAFSTKGNLKTHLGVHRTNTAIKTQHSCPICQKKFTNAVMLQQHIRMHMGGQIPNTPLPESPCDFTGPEPMAIGENGSANAVCQEDVVERVEADGICPQDGPSVASKVSTSVPSTHLVSPILGFSVMASLDAQGKGGPHPLGLQRQSSRENGLVESDNCLTNDSSSLLGDQECQSRSPDTTETMCFQAVSPANSQAESVKSRSPEVNKAEGVESCRIDMEGRTSIPSTFIRAQPTYVKVEVPGTFVGPSSLSSGMTPLLAAQPRRQAKQHCCTRCGKNFSSASALQIHERTHTGEKPFVCNICGRAFTTKGNLKVHYMTHGANNNSARRGRKLAIENTVAVLGAEGKRVSEMFPKELLSPTVSVDPATWNQYTSVLNGGLAMKTNEISVIQSGGIPTLPVSLGASSVVSNATLSKLDGSQSAVSGSVEKPVAVPDGVAKHQFPHFLEENKIAVS; encoded by the exons ATGAGCAAACCCATGCATGTGGccacagacagacaaataatTAAGGGAGAAAGGACTCAGAACCCTAAACATCAGTCTGTGGAAG GTGCTCCAGTGAACTCCCTAGGGAATGGCGACGGAGTGACAGAGGACGCGGCCCCAGTGAAGCGCCTCCGGCGGGAGGAGACTCACATCTGTGAGAAGTGCTGTGCTGAgttcttcagtctctctgagttcatggaACACAAGAAAAGTTGCCCTAAAAATCCTCCTGTCCTCATCATGAATGACAGTGAGGGGCCAGTGCCTTCAGAGGACTTCCCCAGAGCTGTCCTCGGCCACCATCCGGACAGCCCAAGCAATAAGGACAGTCcccaggacagcagcagcagctcagggGACTCGAAGGAAAAGCTGGGCACAGACTCCATCCTGTACCTAAAGACAGAGCCCGCTCTGCCCACCGCACCCCAGGACATAAGCTATTTACCCAAAGGCAAAGTGGCCAACACCAACGTGACTCTGCAGGCCCTCCGTGGCACCAAGGTGGCGGTGAACCAGCGGAGTGCGGATGCCCCTGCAGCGCCCGTGCCGGTTGCCCACAGCATCCCGTGGGTCCTGGAGCAGATCCTgtgtctgcagcagcagcagctccaacAGATCCAGCTCACAGAACAAATCCGCATCCAGGTGAACATGTGGGCTGCGCATGCCCTCCACTCTGGAGTGGCGGGTGCCGACACTCTGAAGGCCTTAAGCAACCATGTGTCTCAGCAGGTGTCCGTATCCCAGCAGGTGTCCGCAGCTGTGGCCCTGCTTAGCCAGAAGTCCTCAAACCCGGCTCTGTCTCTAGATGCCTTGAAATCAGCCAAACTACCTCATGCCAGTGTCCCCTCGACAGCAAGCTCGCTGTCTCCTGGGTTTACGCCCTTCACCTTGAAGCCTGATGGGACTCGGGTTCTCCCCAACTTCATGTCTCGTCTCCCAAGTGCCCTGCTACCTCAGACCCCAGGCTCTGTGCTTCTTCAGAGTCCCTTCTCTACTGTGGCACTCGATCCAtccaagaaaggaaaggggaagccCCCAAACATCTCCGCGGCCGCATTGGATGTCAAGGCCAAGGACGAGGCCATCCTCGGCAAACACAAGT GGGAGAGACCGTTCCAATGCAAGATCTGTGGCCGGGCCTTCTCCACCAAAGGCAATCTGAAGACGCACCTTGGGGTGCACCGGACCAATACCGCCATAAAAACGCAACACTCGTGTCCCATCTGCCAGAAGAAGTTCACCAATGCCGTCATGTTACAGCAACATATCCGGATGCACATGGGTGGCCAGATCCCTAACACGCCCCTGCCGGAGAGTCCCTGTGACTTCACAGGTCCTGAGCCCATGGCCATCGGCGAGAACGGCAGTGCCAATGCCGTCTGCCAGGAAGACGTGGTGGAAAGGGTTGAAGCAGACGGCATCTGTCCCCAGGACGGACCCAGTGTTGCTTCAAAAGTCtccacatctgttcccagtacccacctggTGTCGCCCATTCTGGGCTTTTCTGTGATGGCTTCCCTGGACGCCCAGGGAAAGGGGGGTCCTCACCCTTTGGGCCTGCAGCGGCAGAGCAGCCGAGAAAACGGCTTGGTGGAGAGTGACAACTGCCTGACCAATGACTCGTCCTCACTCCTGGGTGACCAGGAGTGCCAGAGCCGAAGCCCAGATACCACGGAGACCATGTGCTTCCAGGCCGTGTCCCCTGCCAATAGCCAAGCCGAGAGTGTCAAGTCCCGGTCTCCCGAGGTGAACAAGGCTGAGGGCGTCGAGAGCTGCCGCATTGACATGGAAG GTCGTACCAGCATCCCGTCAACATTTATCCGAGCACAGCCCACGTATGTCAAAGTTGAAGTTCCTGGCACCTTTGTGGGACCCTCTAGCTTGTCCTCAGGCATGACGCCTTTGCTAGCAGCCCAGCCTCGCCGACAGGCCAAGCAACACTGCTGTACCCGGTGTGGAAAGAACTTCTCATCTGCCAGTGCTCTCCAGATCCATGAGCGCACGCACACGGGAGAAAAGCCTTTTGTCTGCAACATATGTGGGCGAGCCTTCACCACTAAAGGCAACCTGAAG GTACACTACATGACACATGGGGCTAACAATAACTCCGCCCGGCGTGGCAGGAAGCTGGCCATAGAGAACACCGTGGCTGTGCTAGGTGCAGAGGGCAAGAGAGTGTCTGAGATGTTTCCCAAGGAACTCCTGTCCCCCACGGTGAGTGTAGACCCTGCCACGTGGAACCAGTATACCAGCGTCCTCAATGGGGGTCTGGCCATGAAGACCAATGAGATCTCTGTGATCCAGAGCGGAGGCATCCCCACCCTGCCAGTGTCCCTGGGGGCCAGCTCCGTGGTGAGCAACGCTACACTTTCCAAGCTTGATGGCTCTCAGTCTGCCGTGAGTGGGAGTGTGGAGAAGCCTGTTGCTGTTCCCGATGGTGTGGCCAAGCACCAGTTCCCCCACTTTCTGGAAGAAAACAAGATCGCAGTCAGCTAA
- the Sall4 gene encoding sal-like protein 4 isoform X3: MSKPMHVATDRQIIKGERTQNPKHQSVEGAPVNSLGNGDGVTEDAAPVKRLRREETHICEKCCAEFFSLSEFMEHKKSCPKNPPVLIMNDSEGPVPSEDFPRAVLGHHPDSPSNKDSPQDSSSSSGDSKEKLGTDSILYLKTEPALPTAPQDISYLPKGKVANTNVTLQALRGTKVAVNQRSADAPAAPVPVAHSIPWVLEQILCLQQQQLQQIQLTEQIRIQVNMWAAHALHSGVAGADTLKALSNHVSQQVSVSQQVSAAVALLSQKSSNPALSLDALKSAKLPHASVPSTASSLSPGFTPFTLKPDGTRVLPNFMSRLPSALLPQTPGSVLLQSPFSTVALDPSKKGKGKPPNISAAALDVKAKDEAILGKHKCRTSIPSTFIRAQPTYVKVEVPGTFVGPSSLSSGMTPLLAAQPRRQAKQHCCTRCGKNFSSASALQIHERTHTGEKPFVCNICGRAFTTKGNLKVHYMTHGANNNSARRGRKLAIENTVAVLGAEGKRVSEMFPKELLSPTVSVDPATWNQYTSVLNGGLAMKTNEISVIQSGGIPTLPVSLGASSVVSNATLSKLDGSQSAVSGSVEKPVAVPDGVAKHQFPHFLEENKIAVS, from the exons ATGAGCAAACCCATGCATGTGGccacagacagacaaataatTAAGGGAGAAAGGACTCAGAACCCTAAACATCAGTCTGTGGAAG GTGCTCCAGTGAACTCCCTAGGGAATGGCGACGGAGTGACAGAGGACGCGGCCCCAGTGAAGCGCCTCCGGCGGGAGGAGACTCACATCTGTGAGAAGTGCTGTGCTGAgttcttcagtctctctgagttcatggaACACAAGAAAAGTTGCCCTAAAAATCCTCCTGTCCTCATCATGAATGACAGTGAGGGGCCAGTGCCTTCAGAGGACTTCCCCAGAGCTGTCCTCGGCCACCATCCGGACAGCCCAAGCAATAAGGACAGTCcccaggacagcagcagcagctcagggGACTCGAAGGAAAAGCTGGGCACAGACTCCATCCTGTACCTAAAGACAGAGCCCGCTCTGCCCACCGCACCCCAGGACATAAGCTATTTACCCAAAGGCAAAGTGGCCAACACCAACGTGACTCTGCAGGCCCTCCGTGGCACCAAGGTGGCGGTGAACCAGCGGAGTGCGGATGCCCCTGCAGCGCCCGTGCCGGTTGCCCACAGCATCCCGTGGGTCCTGGAGCAGATCCTgtgtctgcagcagcagcagctccaacAGATCCAGCTCACAGAACAAATCCGCATCCAGGTGAACATGTGGGCTGCGCATGCCCTCCACTCTGGAGTGGCGGGTGCCGACACTCTGAAGGCCTTAAGCAACCATGTGTCTCAGCAGGTGTCCGTATCCCAGCAGGTGTCCGCAGCTGTGGCCCTGCTTAGCCAGAAGTCCTCAAACCCGGCTCTGTCTCTAGATGCCTTGAAATCAGCCAAACTACCTCATGCCAGTGTCCCCTCGACAGCAAGCTCGCTGTCTCCTGGGTTTACGCCCTTCACCTTGAAGCCTGATGGGACTCGGGTTCTCCCCAACTTCATGTCTCGTCTCCCAAGTGCCCTGCTACCTCAGACCCCAGGCTCTGTGCTTCTTCAGAGTCCCTTCTCTACTGTGGCACTCGATCCAtccaagaaaggaaaggggaagccCCCAAACATCTCCGCGGCCGCATTGGATGTCAAGGCCAAGGACGAGGCCATCCTCGGCAAACACAAGT GTCGTACCAGCATCCCGTCAACATTTATCCGAGCACAGCCCACGTATGTCAAAGTTGAAGTTCCTGGCACCTTTGTGGGACCCTCTAGCTTGTCCTCAGGCATGACGCCTTTGCTAGCAGCCCAGCCTCGCCGACAGGCCAAGCAACACTGCTGTACCCGGTGTGGAAAGAACTTCTCATCTGCCAGTGCTCTCCAGATCCATGAGCGCACGCACACGGGAGAAAAGCCTTTTGTCTGCAACATATGTGGGCGAGCCTTCACCACTAAAGGCAACCTGAAG GTACACTACATGACACATGGGGCTAACAATAACTCCGCCCGGCGTGGCAGGAAGCTGGCCATAGAGAACACCGTGGCTGTGCTAGGTGCAGAGGGCAAGAGAGTGTCTGAGATGTTTCCCAAGGAACTCCTGTCCCCCACGGTGAGTGTAGACCCTGCCACGTGGAACCAGTATACCAGCGTCCTCAATGGGGGTCTGGCCATGAAGACCAATGAGATCTCTGTGATCCAGAGCGGAGGCATCCCCACCCTGCCAGTGTCCCTGGGGGCCAGCTCCGTGGTGAGCAACGCTACACTTTCCAAGCTTGATGGCTCTCAGTCTGCCGTGAGTGGGAGTGTGGAGAAGCCTGTTGCTGTTCCCGATGGTGTGGCCAAGCACCAGTTCCCCCACTTTCTGGAAGAAAACAAGATCGCAGTCAGCTAA
- the Sall4 gene encoding sal-like protein 4 isoform X1, with protein MSKPMHVATDRQIIKGERTQNPKHQSVEGAPVNSLGNGDGVTEDAAPVKRLRREETHICEKCCAEFFSLSEFMEHKKSCPKNPPVLIMNDSEGPVPSEDFPRAVLGHHPDSPSNKDSPQDSSSSSGDSKEKLGTDSILYLKTEPALPTAPQDISYLPKGKVANTNVTLQALRGTKVAVNQRSADAPAAPVPVAHSIPWVLEQILCLQQQQLQQIQLTEQIRIQVNMWAAHALHSGVAGADTLKALSNHVSQQVSVSQQVSAAVALLSQKSSNPALSLDALKSAKLPHASVPSTASSLSPGFTPFTLKPDGTRVLPNFMSRLPSALLPQTPGSVLLQSPFSTVALDPSKKGKGKPPNISAAALDVKAKDEAILGKHKCKYCSKVFGTDSSLQIHLRSHTGERPYVCSVCGHRFTTKGNLKVHFHRHPQVKANPQLFAEFQDKVAGGTGSPYSLSVPISVDESSLSVDTEPVHVTGTPSIGLPQKLTSGPNPKDLMGGSLPNDMQPGPSPENEVGLPLLGVGLVHNPPRVGVFQGSGTPESGSETLKLQQLVENIDKATTDPNECLICHRVLSCQSSLKMHYRTHTGERPFQCKICGRAFSTKGNLKTHLGVHRTNTAIKTQHSCPICQKKFTNAVMLQQHIRMHMGGQIPNTPLPESPCDFTGPEPMAIGENGSANAVCQEDVVERVEADGICPQDGPSVASKVSTSVPSTHLVSPILGFSVMASLDAQGKGGPHPLGLQRQSSRENGLVESDNCLTNDSSSLLGDQECQSRSPDTTETMCFQAVSPANSQAESVKSRSPEVNKAEGVESCRIDMEGRTSIPSTFIRAQPTYVKVEVPGTFVGPSSLSSGMTPLLAAQPRRQAKQHCCTRCGKNFSSASALQIHERTHTGEKPFVCNICGRAFTTKGNLKVHYMTHGANNNSARRGRKLAIENTVAVLGAEGKRVSEMFPKELLSPTVSVDPATWNQYTSVLNGGLAMKTNEISVIQSGGIPTLPVSLGASSVVSNATLSKLDGSQSAVSGSVEKPVAVPDGVAKHQFPHFLEENKIAVS; from the exons ATGAGCAAACCCATGCATGTGGccacagacagacaaataatTAAGGGAGAAAGGACTCAGAACCCTAAACATCAGTCTGTGGAAG GTGCTCCAGTGAACTCCCTAGGGAATGGCGACGGAGTGACAGAGGACGCGGCCCCAGTGAAGCGCCTCCGGCGGGAGGAGACTCACATCTGTGAGAAGTGCTGTGCTGAgttcttcagtctctctgagttcatggaACACAAGAAAAGTTGCCCTAAAAATCCTCCTGTCCTCATCATGAATGACAGTGAGGGGCCAGTGCCTTCAGAGGACTTCCCCAGAGCTGTCCTCGGCCACCATCCGGACAGCCCAAGCAATAAGGACAGTCcccaggacagcagcagcagctcagggGACTCGAAGGAAAAGCTGGGCACAGACTCCATCCTGTACCTAAAGACAGAGCCCGCTCTGCCCACCGCACCCCAGGACATAAGCTATTTACCCAAAGGCAAAGTGGCCAACACCAACGTGACTCTGCAGGCCCTCCGTGGCACCAAGGTGGCGGTGAACCAGCGGAGTGCGGATGCCCCTGCAGCGCCCGTGCCGGTTGCCCACAGCATCCCGTGGGTCCTGGAGCAGATCCTgtgtctgcagcagcagcagctccaacAGATCCAGCTCACAGAACAAATCCGCATCCAGGTGAACATGTGGGCTGCGCATGCCCTCCACTCTGGAGTGGCGGGTGCCGACACTCTGAAGGCCTTAAGCAACCATGTGTCTCAGCAGGTGTCCGTATCCCAGCAGGTGTCCGCAGCTGTGGCCCTGCTTAGCCAGAAGTCCTCAAACCCGGCTCTGTCTCTAGATGCCTTGAAATCAGCCAAACTACCTCATGCCAGTGTCCCCTCGACAGCAAGCTCGCTGTCTCCTGGGTTTACGCCCTTCACCTTGAAGCCTGATGGGACTCGGGTTCTCCCCAACTTCATGTCTCGTCTCCCAAGTGCCCTGCTACCTCAGACCCCAGGCTCTGTGCTTCTTCAGAGTCCCTTCTCTACTGTGGCACTCGATCCAtccaagaaaggaaaggggaagccCCCAAACATCTCCGCGGCCGCATTGGATGTCAAGGCCAAGGACGAGGCCATCCTCGGCAAACACAAGTGTAAGTACTGTAGCAAGGTTTTCGGGACTGATAGCTCCCTGCAGATCCACCTCCGCTCCCACACCGGAGAGAGACCTTACGTGTGCTCTGTCTGTGGTCACCGATTCACCACCAAGGGCAACCTCAAGGTGCATTTCCACCGACACCCTCAGGTGAAGGCAAACCCCCAGCTGTTTGCCGAATTCCAGGACAAAGTGGCTGGAGGCACCGGCTCCCCCTATTCACTCTCTGTCCCCATCTCTGTAGATGAATCAAGTCTGTCTGTAGACACCGAGCCTGTCCATGTCACAGGAACCCCTTCCATAGGGCTACCTCAAAAGCTCACTTCAGGGCCTAACCCCAAGGACCTCATGGGTGGCTCCCTGCCCAACGACATGCAGCCAGGGCCTTCTCCAGAAAATGAGGTGGGACTTCCACTACTTGGGGTGGGGCTGGTGCATAATCCCCCAAGGGTTGGGGTCTTCCAGGGGAGTGGGACCCCGGAGTCAGGATCAGAGACCCTGAAATTGCAGCAGCTTGTAGAGAACATTGACAAGGCCACTACCGACCCCAACGAGTGTCTCATTTGCCACCGAGTGCTCAGCTGTCAGAGTTCCCTCAAGATGCATTACCGCACCCACACAGGGGAGAGACCGTTCCAATGCAAGATCTGTGGCCGGGCCTTCTCCACCAAAGGCAATCTGAAGACGCACCTTGGGGTGCACCGGACCAATACCGCCATAAAAACGCAACACTCGTGTCCCATCTGCCAGAAGAAGTTCACCAATGCCGTCATGTTACAGCAACATATCCGGATGCACATGGGTGGCCAGATCCCTAACACGCCCCTGCCGGAGAGTCCCTGTGACTTCACAGGTCCTGAGCCCATGGCCATCGGCGAGAACGGCAGTGCCAATGCCGTCTGCCAGGAAGACGTGGTGGAAAGGGTTGAAGCAGACGGCATCTGTCCCCAGGACGGACCCAGTGTTGCTTCAAAAGTCtccacatctgttcccagtacccacctggTGTCGCCCATTCTGGGCTTTTCTGTGATGGCTTCCCTGGACGCCCAGGGAAAGGGGGGTCCTCACCCTTTGGGCCTGCAGCGGCAGAGCAGCCGAGAAAACGGCTTGGTGGAGAGTGACAACTGCCTGACCAATGACTCGTCCTCACTCCTGGGTGACCAGGAGTGCCAGAGCCGAAGCCCAGATACCACGGAGACCATGTGCTTCCAGGCCGTGTCCCCTGCCAATAGCCAAGCCGAGAGTGTCAAGTCCCGGTCTCCCGAGGTGAACAAGGCTGAGGGCGTCGAGAGCTGCCGCATTGACATGGAAG GTCGTACCAGCATCCCGTCAACATTTATCCGAGCACAGCCCACGTATGTCAAAGTTGAAGTTCCTGGCACCTTTGTGGGACCCTCTAGCTTGTCCTCAGGCATGACGCCTTTGCTAGCAGCCCAGCCTCGCCGACAGGCCAAGCAACACTGCTGTACCCGGTGTGGAAAGAACTTCTCATCTGCCAGTGCTCTCCAGATCCATGAGCGCACGCACACGGGAGAAAAGCCTTTTGTCTGCAACATATGTGGGCGAGCCTTCACCACTAAAGGCAACCTGAAG GTACACTACATGACACATGGGGCTAACAATAACTCCGCCCGGCGTGGCAGGAAGCTGGCCATAGAGAACACCGTGGCTGTGCTAGGTGCAGAGGGCAAGAGAGTGTCTGAGATGTTTCCCAAGGAACTCCTGTCCCCCACGGTGAGTGTAGACCCTGCCACGTGGAACCAGTATACCAGCGTCCTCAATGGGGGTCTGGCCATGAAGACCAATGAGATCTCTGTGATCCAGAGCGGAGGCATCCCCACCCTGCCAGTGTCCCTGGGGGCCAGCTCCGTGGTGAGCAACGCTACACTTTCCAAGCTTGATGGCTCTCAGTCTGCCGTGAGTGGGAGTGTGGAGAAGCCTGTTGCTGTTCCCGATGGTGTGGCCAAGCACCAGTTCCCCCACTTTCTGGAAGAAAACAAGATCGCAGTCAGCTAA